The following are encoded together in the Proteiniphilum saccharofermentans genome:
- a CDS encoding glycoside hydrolase family 127 protein, translating to MKIKQLLIVTLTILSLSLPVVQGQEILTPIPFNEVTLEDNFWLPRLHTQKEVLVPFALDKTKPAVENLQRTANFLKGIPDELPFPHRFVSSDLYKVMEGAAYLLKLERDPELEKEMDRIIDIISEAQQEDGYNYESHITGVARHDVNGMGERPYSYVVHSHELYNMGHMYEGAIAYYQATGKDKWLRVAEANARHINKVFFEGDPNYNDGKPVNQAPGHQEIELALVKLFRVTGDSLYLDMAKKFIDIRGVTYRPEGEGTMSPEYAQQHLPVREQTKAVGHAVRATYLYSGMADVSVYTQDPSLRPALDSIWHNIVDTRMHITGGLGAVHGIEGFGPEYDLPNKEAFDETCAAVGNVFFNHRMFLMEKDGKYMDVAEVALLNNVLAGVNLEGNRFFYLNPLEADGIKPFNHGMRGRSPWFGTACCPSNLARLIPQVPGLMYATTQNEIYCSFYAGSTTTLTLEKGNVHLKQTTEYPFSETIRWEVTPEKEGQPFTMHLRIPTWTGNQFVPGELYSYINAAPSGWTVKVNGKETKADLRKGFAIIDRTWKKGDVVELTLPMPLRYSKAIEQVVANKGRICLTRGPLVYAAEGVDNNDRLPNVFITDMSGLFNISTYSDGLMNRIPKIEVPAWEKKPAGNKEISLVLLPYYAWNNRNDGSMMVWFPESDTVQPYVDRYMATHGKYKALEASHTYQGDNLVAVADNVVPSSSSDKRIQRWTSWGKQGKDQWITITLDKPTNIQSVSVYWFDDGRGTKVPQEWSLEYEQENEWKTFPLYLTDAYNVFKDQFNMVHPGRQIITDKVRLLMKPQPEHAVGILEINIEEIK from the coding sequence ATGAAAATTAAGCAGTTATTAATTGTGACGCTCACAATTTTATCTCTTTCATTACCGGTAGTACAAGGACAAGAGATATTAACCCCGATACCATTTAATGAAGTTACGTTAGAAGATAATTTCTGGCTCCCTCGCTTGCATACGCAAAAAGAGGTATTGGTACCTTTTGCTCTTGATAAAACCAAACCAGCGGTTGAGAACTTACAAAGGACAGCCAATTTCCTGAAAGGTATTCCGGATGAATTACCTTTTCCTCACCGGTTTGTTTCTTCCGATTTGTATAAGGTAATGGAAGGGGCTGCTTATTTATTGAAACTGGAACGCGATCCTGAATTGGAAAAGGAGATGGACCGGATCATCGATATTATCTCCGAGGCCCAACAGGAAGACGGTTATAATTATGAATCCCATATTACGGGAGTAGCCAGGCACGATGTGAACGGAATGGGAGAACGGCCTTATTCTTACGTTGTCCATAGCCATGAATTGTATAATATGGGGCATATGTATGAAGGAGCTATTGCCTACTACCAGGCTACCGGTAAAGATAAATGGTTACGTGTGGCGGAAGCCAATGCCCGCCATATTAACAAAGTATTCTTTGAAGGTGATCCCAACTATAACGACGGTAAACCTGTCAATCAGGCGCCCGGACATCAGGAGATCGAACTGGCACTGGTAAAACTTTTCCGGGTAACCGGCGACAGCCTCTACTTGGATATGGCGAAGAAATTTATCGATATCCGGGGCGTTACTTATCGCCCGGAAGGAGAGGGCACCATGTCTCCCGAATATGCCCAGCAACATCTGCCGGTAAGGGAACAGACCAAAGCGGTAGGCCATGCCGTACGCGCCACTTACCTTTATTCCGGAATGGCGGATGTAAGTGTGTACACCCAGGATCCGAGCCTGCGACCGGCATTGGACAGTATCTGGCATAATATAGTAGATACCCGGATGCATATTACCGGAGGTTTGGGAGCAGTACATGGTATTGAAGGATTCGGCCCGGAATATGACCTGCCCAATAAAGAAGCTTTTGATGAGACTTGTGCAGCGGTAGGAAATGTTTTTTTCAATCATCGGATGTTCCTGATGGAAAAAGACGGCAAGTATATGGATGTGGCTGAAGTTGCCCTGCTAAACAACGTATTGGCAGGCGTCAACCTCGAAGGTAATCGTTTTTTCTATCTCAATCCCCTGGAAGCCGATGGCATCAAACCCTTCAATCACGGAATGCGGGGGCGTTCGCCCTGGTTCGGTACAGCCTGTTGTCCTTCGAATTTGGCAAGACTGATCCCGCAGGTTCCGGGATTAATGTATGCTACCACTCAAAATGAGATCTATTGTTCTTTTTATGCGGGAAGCACAACAACCCTTACATTAGAAAAGGGTAACGTTCACCTGAAACAGACCACGGAATATCCGTTCAGCGAAACAATCCGATGGGAAGTAACACCAGAGAAAGAGGGACAGCCCTTCACCATGCACCTGAGGATACCTACCTGGACAGGTAACCAGTTTGTACCCGGAGAGCTATACTCATATATAAATGCTGCACCTTCCGGCTGGACCGTCAAAGTGAACGGTAAAGAAACAAAAGCCGATTTGAGAAAAGGCTTTGCCATCATCGACCGGACATGGAAAAAAGGAGATGTCGTAGAATTGACGCTACCTATGCCATTGCGCTACTCCAAAGCGATCGAACAGGTAGTGGCCAACAAAGGACGTATTTGCCTCACCCGTGGCCCGTTGGTGTATGCTGCCGAGGGAGTGGATAATAACGACCGTTTGCCGAATGTATTTATTACCGACATGTCCGGCCTCTTCAATATCTCAACTTATTCGGACGGATTGATGAATAGAATTCCAAAAATAGAAGTCCCTGCATGGGAAAAAAAACCGGCAGGAAATAAAGAGATCAGCCTGGTGCTTTTGCCTTATTATGCCTGGAATAACCGGAACGATGGAAGCATGATGGTCTGGTTCCCTGAATCGGATACTGTTCAACCTTATGTCGACCGTTATATGGCAACTCACGGTAAATACAAAGCATTAGAAGCTTCTCATACCTATCAGGGCGATAATCTGGTAGCTGTGGCCGATAATGTAGTTCCTTCATCTTCTTCCGACAAACGGATACAGCGCTGGACCAGTTGGGGAAAACAGGGAAAAGACCAATGGATCACAATCACGCTGGATAAACCGACCAATATACAAAGCGTCTCCGTCTACTGGTTCGATGATGGCAGGGGAACCAAAGTTCCACAGGAGTGGTCATTGGAATACGAACAGGAGAATGAATGGAAAACATTCCCTCTATATCTGACCGATGCTTATAATGTTTTTAAAGATCAGTTCAACATGGTACATCCCGGGCGACAAATCATTACCGACAAAGTACGATTACTAATGAAGCCCCAGCCGGAACACGCAGTGGGTATCCTTGAAATCAATATTGAAGAAATAAAGTAA
- a CDS encoding glycoside hydrolase family 127 protein — translation MKRYLLLLISCAALLGCQESQKIKEQPFKMIEQVNFSNVQITDDFWAPRLEKHATTTLAVCIDQIENQTGRIRNFENVAKKQGEHSGIYFDDSDVYKALEGIAYSLINNPDPALEAKADEWIDKFAAAQEPDGYINTYYSLTGLDKRWQNMWMHEMYCAGHLIEAAVAYYQATGKRKLLDVSIRMTEHMMDIFGPGKRHWVTGHEEVELALVRLYNVTGDERYLDFSNWLIEERGHGHGRGKDDNDWNPEYCQDDKPVREMTDIAGHAVRAMYLYCGMADVAALKNDTGYIQALDRLWNDVVFRKMYVTGGIGSSRHNEGFTEPYDLPNYDAYCETCASVGMVYWNSRMNQFTGDSKYIDVLERSMYNGALAGISLEGDRFFYVNPLASRGNHHRQEWYGCACCPSQISRFLPSIGNYLYGLSNEAIWVNLYIGGETVLDIDKNKLTIVQETNYPWEGDISLTIKSISSPIEKEVRLRIPDWCKSYSLAINGQTQISPVTEKGYAVIKNKWNTGDKISLSFEMPVEIVAADPQVKENVGKRAVQRGPLVYCMEETDNTNSFEKAFLTPNTTFSTVYNPSLLHGVVSITASTPGKDITLIPYYAWDNREAGEMKVWIDYKE, via the coding sequence ATGAAACGTTATTTGTTATTACTCATATCCTGTGCAGCCCTTTTGGGCTGCCAGGAATCTCAAAAGATAAAAGAACAGCCATTCAAAATGATCGAACAGGTTAATTTTTCGAATGTGCAGATTACAGATGACTTCTGGGCTCCCCGGTTAGAGAAACATGCTACTACTACCCTGGCTGTGTGTATCGATCAGATCGAGAATCAGACAGGACGTATCCGTAATTTCGAGAATGTGGCAAAAAAGCAAGGAGAACACTCAGGGATCTATTTCGATGACTCTGATGTATACAAAGCTCTGGAAGGTATTGCTTATTCATTAATTAATAACCCCGATCCGGCACTCGAAGCAAAAGCAGATGAATGGATCGACAAGTTTGCGGCTGCACAGGAGCCGGATGGATATATAAATACCTATTACTCTCTGACCGGATTGGATAAACGCTGGCAAAATATGTGGATGCACGAAATGTATTGTGCGGGACATCTCATAGAAGCGGCAGTAGCCTATTATCAGGCTACGGGGAAGAGGAAACTGCTGGATGTATCTATCCGCATGACGGAACATATGATGGATATCTTCGGGCCAGGAAAACGGCATTGGGTTACCGGACATGAAGAGGTTGAACTGGCGCTGGTAAGACTGTATAATGTTACCGGCGATGAACGTTACCTTGACTTCTCAAATTGGTTAATCGAAGAACGTGGTCATGGGCACGGACGGGGTAAGGACGATAATGACTGGAACCCGGAGTATTGCCAGGATGATAAACCTGTGCGGGAAATGACAGATATAGCCGGCCATGCTGTCCGTGCAATGTACCTGTATTGTGGAATGGCTGATGTAGCGGCTTTAAAAAATGATACAGGATATATTCAAGCTTTAGATCGCTTATGGAATGATGTCGTTTTTCGTAAGATGTACGTTACCGGAGGAATCGGTTCTTCCCGCCACAATGAAGGATTTACTGAACCTTATGACCTTCCTAACTACGATGCGTATTGTGAGACCTGTGCTTCTGTCGGTATGGTCTATTGGAATTCTCGAATGAATCAATTCACTGGTGATAGTAAATATATAGATGTGCTGGAACGTTCAATGTATAATGGAGCCTTAGCCGGAATCTCTCTGGAAGGCGACCGCTTCTTCTATGTCAATCCATTGGCTTCCCGGGGTAATCACCATCGCCAGGAGTGGTATGGTTGCGCTTGCTGTCCGAGCCAGATTTCAAGGTTTCTCCCTTCTATCGGGAATTATCTATATGGGCTTTCCAATGAAGCTATATGGGTAAATCTTTACATTGGAGGTGAAACAGTGCTAGATATTGATAAAAATAAGTTAACGATCGTCCAGGAAACCAATTATCCATGGGAAGGCGATATTTCATTAACAATAAAATCCATATCTTCACCGATTGAGAAAGAAGTACGTTTGCGTATACCCGATTGGTGCAAATCCTATTCATTAGCGATCAACGGACAAACGCAGATATCTCCTGTAACAGAAAAAGGATATGCTGTTATAAAGAACAAGTGGAACACAGGTGACAAGATCTCGCTTTCTTTTGAAATGCCGGTTGAGATTGTTGCTGCTGATCCGCAAGTGAAAGAGAATGTAGGGAAGCGAGCCGTTCAAAGAGGCCCGTTAGTGTATTGTATGGAAGAAACCGACAATACAAATTCTTTTGAAAAAGCTTTTCTCACCCCAAATACTACATTTTCGACGGTTTATAATCCTTCACTCTTACATGGAGTAGTTTCCATTACAGCCTCTACCCCGGGAAAGGACATCACTTTAATCCCTTACTATGCATGGGATAACCGGGAAGCAGGAGAAATGAAAGTTTGGATTGATTATAAAGAATAA
- a CDS encoding RagB/SusD family nutrient uptake outer membrane protein — translation MGNLNNIIHQIESEALPSPSSQEKEAGLAEVRAMRAFYYWLILDNYGDAPLVTGIETDLPAKTPRKEIFDFVVKELNEVIPMLSEEVGGNYYGRMTKWAAKATLANIYLNGEVYSGQVYWNECLAQCNDIINSQKFILSPNFKDPFRATGVETNKEVIFTIPFDRDFGGGNYIHMFSWHGELKKKFVIEATPWGSGAAMGLTQFINTYDVDDSRLTDTWLMGPQYDANGEQLKGTYDKQGEPFVYTKEVPSASYTSEMEGYRMNKFEVAEGSTHNSTTDIPVFRYTHVLLMKAECLLRTNQAGAGELVTQVRQRAFKDNPTKATVTDEQLKQNSAYQYGYVENYQIVDPGNQDPIQFGRLLDEYAWELVWEMHRRRDLIRFGIYTKKSWLSHKPQGDYRTVFPIPDGIINANPNLEQNPNYK, via the coding sequence GTGGGAAACTTGAATAATATCATTCATCAGATTGAAAGTGAAGCATTACCGTCTCCTTCCTCTCAGGAAAAAGAAGCCGGGTTGGCTGAAGTAAGGGCGATGAGAGCATTTTATTACTGGCTGATATTGGATAATTATGGAGATGCCCCTTTAGTTACCGGGATAGAAACTGATCTCCCGGCTAAAACTCCCCGCAAAGAAATCTTTGATTTCGTAGTAAAAGAACTCAATGAAGTAATTCCTATGCTATCTGAAGAGGTAGGTGGAAATTACTACGGTAGAATGACAAAATGGGCTGCCAAAGCGACACTGGCAAATATATACCTGAATGGTGAAGTATATAGTGGACAGGTATACTGGAATGAATGTCTTGCTCAGTGTAATGATATTATCAATAGCCAGAAATTTATATTGTCTCCCAACTTTAAAGATCCGTTCCGTGCCACAGGCGTGGAGACCAATAAAGAGGTGATTTTCACAATCCCGTTCGACCGTGATTTTGGTGGTGGAAATTATATCCACATGTTCTCCTGGCATGGTGAACTGAAAAAAAAGTTCGTGATAGAAGCTACCCCGTGGGGAAGTGGTGCTGCAATGGGATTAACACAATTCATCAATACCTATGATGTGGACGATAGCCGTCTGACAGACACATGGTTGATGGGACCTCAATACGATGCCAACGGAGAACAACTCAAAGGAACCTACGATAAACAAGGAGAACCTTTTGTGTATACAAAAGAAGTACCAAGCGCAAGCTATACCAGCGAAATGGAAGGCTACCGTATGAATAAATTTGAAGTTGCCGAAGGCAGTACTCACAATAGTACAACAGACATTCCCGTCTTTCGGTACACTCATGTATTATTAATGAAAGCCGAATGCCTACTTCGTACAAATCAGGCAGGCGCAGGTGAACTGGTTACCCAGGTAAGGCAAAGGGCCTTTAAGGATAACCCGACGAAGGCAACGGTTACTGATGAACAATTGAAACAAAACTCTGCCTATCAATACGGATATGTAGAAAATTATCAGATTGTAGATCCGGGTAACCAGGATCCCATCCAGTTCGGAAGATTACTCGATGAATATGCCTGGGAACTCGTCTGGGAAATGCATCGTAGAAGAGATTTGATCCGCTTTGGAATATATACTAAAAAAAGCTGGTTATCACACAAACCCCAGGGGGACTACCGCACTGTATTCCCGATTCCTGACGGTATTATAAATGCGAATCCGAATCTGGAACAAAACCCTAACTACAAATAA
- a CDS encoding IS4 family transposase: MGQLLKPFSTSKKQGYPLIGMLVAMILSRMGGFSVHSAQKTGYIGFDDNTVYRLMNNPLVDWRSVLMSFARQFIRCVIRKGDLDSKSIKCFVLDDTDIEKSGRTFEGISKIYSHKEHGFLFGFKLLLLCFWDGKSLIPCDFSFHRENKKNGYGLDKNSQDRQFAGKRDVESHFGERHGELDEDKLSVGVKMLKQCVKRAITASYVLMDSWFVTDGMIREIRKIGKGMLHVVGMCKMDKRRFEVDGKELNSKAIVRINESRSNKVHSCHKYKSRYFSVVANYKGTPVKLFYVKYKNATSWALLLTTDTSLTFVKAMELYQIRWGIEVLFKECKQYLRLGKSQNTDFCGQVADTTLVMITYTILSLYKRFQAYETLGALFRDTREEMLEKTLCERIELVILKILRDLLELLCIDIERTLYKLTSSEKTSQEILVLLNAVNHLDSCNVKSNKAS, from the coding sequence ATGGGGCAGCTATTAAAGCCTTTTTCAACATCAAAAAAGCAAGGTTACCCGTTAATAGGGATGCTGGTAGCGATGATTTTGAGCCGTATGGGCGGATTTAGCGTCCACTCCGCGCAAAAAACGGGATATATCGGATTTGACGACAACACGGTATACCGTTTGATGAACAACCCGCTTGTTGATTGGAGGTCGGTTCTAATGTCGTTTGCCCGGCAATTCATCCGGTGTGTCATTCGCAAAGGCGATTTGGACAGTAAGTCCATAAAATGTTTTGTCCTTGATGATACCGACATTGAAAAGAGTGGCAGGACATTTGAGGGTATCAGCAAAATCTACAGCCACAAGGAACATGGGTTCCTGTTCGGTTTCAAGCTGTTGCTGCTTTGTTTCTGGGATGGCAAAAGTTTGATCCCTTGCGATTTTTCGTTTCATCGGGAAAACAAGAAAAATGGGTACGGGTTGGATAAAAACTCACAGGATCGGCAGTTCGCAGGAAAGAGGGACGTCGAAAGCCATTTCGGGGAACGCCATGGCGAACTGGACGAAGACAAACTCTCCGTGGGCGTTAAGATGTTGAAACAATGTGTGAAACGGGCCATTACGGCAAGCTATGTGCTGATGGACAGTTGGTTCGTGACCGATGGCATGATCAGGGAAATCCGCAAGATTGGCAAGGGGATGCTGCATGTGGTCGGCATGTGCAAAATGGACAAGCGCCGGTTTGAGGTAGACGGGAAAGAGCTTAACTCGAAGGCAATCGTCAGGATTAATGAATCCCGCTCCAATAAGGTACATAGTTGCCACAAGTACAAGTCACGGTATTTTTCTGTTGTTGCCAATTACAAGGGTACGCCGGTTAAATTATTCTATGTCAAATATAAAAATGCGACAAGCTGGGCGCTTTTGCTCACGACCGACACCTCCCTGACGTTTGTCAAGGCAATGGAACTCTACCAAATACGTTGGGGTATCGAGGTCCTGTTCAAGGAATGCAAACAATACCTGCGGCTCGGAAAATCTCAAAACACTGATTTTTGCGGACAGGTGGCCGATACCACTTTAGTGATGATAACATACACCATATTATCACTATACAAGCGTTTCCAGGCATATGAGACGTTGGGAGCCCTGTTCCGGGACACACGGGAAGAGATGTTGGAAAAAACGCTATGTGAACGGATTGAATTGGTTATATTGAAAATACTGCGGGATTTATTGGAATTGCTATGTATTGACATCGAAAGGACTCTTTACAAGTTGACTTCTTCAGAAAAGACATCCCAAGAGATCCTTGTTTTGCTAAATGCAGTAAATCATTTAGATAGCTGCAATGTTAAATCCAATAAAGCTTCTTGA
- a CDS encoding PD-(D/E)XK nuclease family protein — translation MTPFLYKIAEVFYAQYGNELYRHTFVFPNRRAGFFFQKYLAEIAGKPLFSPSVITIQELFASLSPYRPADKIEMLVMLYDHFGRISGSDESFDDFLYWGEMLLNDFNDVDKYMADAKQLFRNVHDFRSMDDDLTHLTEKQKEAIRRFWTNFMPVGESETKKKFQKTWQILYELYSSFRAELQEKRLAYEGMMFREVAERAGAGGLDSPGKHAGLAEQGNQDKPGFPDGQDRADKPNGQGEQSYDQSASYIFVGLNALTPTEIALLEYVKNQGIADFYWDYESPQVHDSQNRASLWVKDNLRRFPSKFILQDSTGNGEGGKTDAGRPEKTSIEVIGVPSGVGQAKHVTQILLRLIGSGAIPNPDEAINTAIVLPDERLLLPVLYSIPEEIEKINVTMGYGLSYSSISALMEHIAGLQRNIRESAGEMMFYHRNVLSILNHPLVYTSAKEEVEALKTYILTNNRIVVSDSEFPQHPLLQLIFRPLTAWHDIFEYIKDILTFIYNTLTDEKRVKEEAGDSTRPIDLEREFIVQYHKTVTRLQDRLHTARNMSLETCFRLLNKLAHSISVAFSGEPLSGLQVMGVLETRVIDFENLIILSMNEGVFPLKDPVNSFIPFTLRKGFGLPVYEHQDSTYAYHFYRMISRAKRVFMLYDTRTEEMQTGEVSRYFYQLKYLYPDYFNISERVVAYDVAAPEILPVSVTKTPEVLRMLDAFRKGGESFLSASLINNYINCPLQFYFTAVEGLYEEDEVRESVESDLFGSIFHKLMETIYSRYKAKTVTPDVLTSIAKDDALLTKLLEKAFAEYYFKQKDEPRPLLGQHYLIGEILRSYVKQTLETDKQFTPFEFVGAEYRFRTPYRVNAGLSVNFKGIIDRIDKVGDSYRIIDYKTGTGMTDFKQIADLFDGSKPNRPYQILQVFVYALFYAQEYPDVRLSPAIYYLRSIFGDPSPAVTCNKRPISDILVFMDEFLSLFNNCLEEIFNPEIPFTQTRNTKNCQWCAFKELCNR, via the coding sequence ATGACCCCATTCCTGTATAAAATAGCGGAAGTCTTTTATGCGCAATACGGTAACGAACTATATCGACATACGTTTGTGTTCCCAAATCGGCGTGCCGGTTTTTTCTTTCAGAAATACCTTGCGGAAATTGCCGGTAAGCCGCTTTTTTCTCCTTCCGTAATAACTATCCAGGAGCTTTTTGCGTCTTTGTCACCCTACCGGCCGGCCGATAAAATAGAGATGCTTGTGATGCTCTACGATCATTTCGGCAGGATCAGCGGTTCCGACGAGTCGTTCGACGATTTTCTGTACTGGGGCGAAATGCTGCTGAATGATTTCAATGATGTGGATAAGTACATGGCGGATGCTAAACAGCTATTCCGCAATGTACATGATTTCCGGTCGATGGATGATGATCTGACCCATCTTACCGAAAAACAGAAAGAAGCTATCCGTCGTTTCTGGACCAATTTTATGCCGGTAGGGGAGAGCGAAACCAAGAAAAAGTTTCAAAAGACATGGCAGATATTGTATGAATTGTACTCGTCTTTCCGTGCGGAATTACAAGAAAAGAGGCTCGCTTATGAAGGAATGATGTTCCGGGAGGTGGCAGAACGCGCCGGGGCGGGGGGATTAGACAGTCCGGGTAAACATGCCGGGTTGGCAGAACAAGGAAATCAGGATAAACCGGGATTCCCGGATGGACAAGACAGAGCGGATAAACCAAACGGACAGGGAGAGCAGAGTTATGACCAGTCGGCAAGCTACATATTTGTAGGATTGAACGCGCTCACACCGACGGAAATAGCACTACTCGAATATGTGAAAAACCAGGGGATCGCCGATTTTTACTGGGATTACGAATCACCGCAGGTGCATGACAGCCAAAACCGGGCGTCGTTATGGGTCAAAGACAACCTGCGGAGGTTTCCTTCGAAATTTATCCTGCAGGATAGTACCGGCAATGGAGAGGGTGGGAAAACAGATGCAGGGAGGCCGGAGAAAACAAGCATAGAGGTGATTGGCGTTCCCTCAGGGGTAGGGCAGGCGAAACATGTTACGCAGATCCTTTTGCGACTAATCGGTTCAGGGGCTATCCCCAATCCGGATGAGGCGATCAATACGGCCATAGTGCTGCCGGATGAACGGCTTTTGTTACCGGTACTCTATTCCATTCCTGAAGAGATTGAAAAGATAAACGTCACTATGGGGTATGGGCTCTCTTATTCATCGATCTCGGCGCTGATGGAACATATTGCCGGTTTACAGCGTAATATACGGGAATCGGCCGGAGAAATGATGTTTTATCACCGGAATGTGTTATCGATCCTGAATCATCCGTTGGTGTATACATCGGCCAAAGAGGAGGTTGAAGCGCTAAAAACATATATCCTAACCAATAACCGGATTGTTGTGTCGGATTCGGAGTTTCCGCAACATCCTCTGCTTCAACTGATATTTCGACCGTTAACTGCATGGCATGATATTTTTGAATATATAAAAGACATCCTCACCTTTATCTACAACACCCTTACAGATGAAAAACGGGTTAAGGAAGAGGCCGGAGACAGTACACGGCCGATAGATCTGGAACGGGAGTTTATCGTACAGTATCATAAAACCGTGACCCGTTTGCAGGACAGGCTTCATACTGCGAGAAACATGTCGCTGGAAACCTGTTTCCGGCTGTTGAACAAACTGGCACATTCCATCAGTGTGGCATTCAGCGGTGAACCGCTCTCGGGCTTGCAGGTGATGGGTGTGCTGGAAACACGTGTGATCGATTTCGAAAACCTGATTATCCTTTCGATGAATGAAGGCGTTTTCCCCTTGAAAGATCCGGTCAACTCTTTTATCCCATTCACATTGCGGAAAGGATTCGGTCTTCCGGTATACGAACACCAGGACAGTACTTATGCATATCATTTTTACCGTATGATCAGCCGTGCGAAGAGGGTGTTTATGCTGTATGATACGCGTACGGAGGAGATGCAGACGGGCGAAGTAAGCCGCTATTTTTATCAGTTGAAATATCTTTATCCTGATTATTTCAATATTTCGGAGCGAGTGGTGGCTTACGATGTGGCTGCACCCGAAATATTACCGGTATCGGTCACTAAAACGCCGGAAGTATTGCGGATGTTAGATGCATTCAGAAAGGGTGGGGAGTCGTTTCTGTCGGCCTCGCTCATCAACAACTACATCAATTGTCCCCTGCAGTTTTATTTTACAGCGGTGGAAGGTCTCTACGAAGAAGATGAAGTGCGGGAGTCGGTAGAGTCTGACCTGTTCGGCTCGATCTTCCACAAGTTGATGGAGACGATCTATAGTCGTTATAAAGCCAAAACGGTTACGCCTGATGTGCTGACATCGATTGCTAAAGATGATGCTTTGCTGACGAAGCTGCTCGAAAAGGCATTTGCGGAGTATTATTTCAAACAGAAGGATGAACCCCGGCCGTTGCTGGGGCAGCATTATCTGATCGGGGAGATTCTCCGGAGCTATGTTAAACAAACCCTGGAAACGGACAAACAGTTTACACCCTTTGAATTTGTAGGGGCGGAATACCGTTTCCGCACACCATATCGTGTGAATGCTGGACTCTCGGTGAATTTCAAGGGGATTATAGACCGGATCGACAAAGTGGGGGATAGTTATCGTATCATCGACTATAAGACCGGAACGGGGATGACTGATTTCAAGCAGATCGCTGACCTGTTTGACGGATCAAAACCGAACCGGCCATACCAGATCCTGCAGGTATTCGTGTACGCACTGTTTTACGCCCAGGAATATCCTGATGTGCGATTATCACCGGCCATTTATTACCTTCGTTCCATTTTTGGTGATCCATCACCGGCTGTTACCTGTAATAAACGTCCTATATCTGATATCTTGGTTTTCATGGACGAGTTTCTGTCGTTATTCAACAATTGCCTTGAGGAGATTTTCAATCCCGAAATCCCGTTTACCCAAACAAGGAATACCAAAAACTGCCAATGGTGTGCTTTTAAAGAACTTTGTAATAGGTGA
- a CDS encoding HAD family hydrolase: protein MKLKTILFDMDGVVIDSEKLHLRAMGLTLEQHGIKYSQSFLNDYVGRSDESFFRYVYENMDNTHSMEELLEEKNAFFEDLLKELKYVEGFTDFIQKVKSIKLQAGLVTSSSLFTVRKVDKLLNLTSFFDIVITEEDTQKHKPNPEPYLLALENLGADHRSTLIIEDSINGILAGKAAGCRVAGLTTSFDAATLQDAGADWVINSFSDLPPFTYYKVL from the coding sequence ATGAAGTTAAAGACTATTTTATTTGATATGGATGGTGTGGTCATCGATTCGGAAAAACTACACCTCCGGGCTATGGGGCTCACTTTGGAACAGCATGGTATCAAATATTCACAATCGTTTCTAAACGATTATGTGGGGAGATCGGATGAGTCATTCTTTCGGTATGTATATGAAAACATGGACAACACTCACTCCATGGAAGAGCTGCTGGAAGAGAAAAATGCTTTTTTTGAAGATCTTTTGAAAGAGTTGAAGTATGTAGAAGGGTTTACTGATTTTATTCAAAAAGTAAAATCCATAAAACTACAGGCCGGATTGGTTACCTCCTCCTCGCTTTTCACAGTGCGAAAAGTGGACAAACTATTGAATCTGACTTCTTTTTTCGATATTGTCATCACGGAGGAGGATACCCAAAAGCATAAACCAAATCCGGAACCTTATCTTCTGGCGTTGGAAAATTTAGGGGCTGATCACAGATCGACCCTCATTATTGAAGATTCCATCAATGGGATACTCGCCGGAAAAGCAGCCGGATGTAGGGTAGCCGGATTGACTACTTCATTTGACGCTGCAACCTTACAAGATGCCGGAGCAGATTGGGTGATCAACAGTTTTTCCGATCTCCCCCCATTCACCTATTACAAAGTTCTTTAA